CAACTGAACATGGAAGCTTCAGGCGTTGTCGATGGCTGCACCAACGCATCGCATATCGGCGCCAGCGCCGCCGCCGCTTCGTCCGCCAATTACAACATCCTGCGCAATACGGTGATCGGCGGCTATCTCTGCCCTTCGCGTCGGTCTACCGCCGAAGGGAAAAACAGCAAAGGGGTGCCGGTAGGGGATTATGCGATCATCATCGCAGGCGCCGAAAGATGGCAGTTCTGGAAAAACCCTGCTTCGCAACTGCAGGCGCTGCGCGTGGCGCAAACTAGCGACGATAAAAATCTGATCAACATCAGTAACGGCGGCGTCACTGAATCTGTCGACGATCCCAACGACGGCTGGCGTCCTCGTGACACCCTTTCCCGAATTACCGACGGAACCAGCAATACGATGATTGTGGGAGAGAAGCATATTACGGCCGGTTTTCTGGGCCTTTGCTGTCGGGCGGATCGCGGGCCCAACGGTAGCGACGGCTACATCTACTGGAATCGCTCGAACGGACCAGGCGGTTACGGCGAATATTGGGTCGCCGGTAGTGTGAACTACGGTCTGGCTCGTTCGCCCAACGAAGGAGTCGGACTGAGCGTCAACAGCAGCCCAGCGCTCGGCAGTTGGCATCCAGGGGTTTGTAATTTTTTGTTCGCAGATGGCTCTGTCCAAGCGTTGGCGGTCAACGTCAATTCCAACGTCTTGATCTCTCTGGGTGGCGCCAACGAAGGTAACGTGGTGAGTCTTCCCTAATGAAATCAACCTTACTCATGCAACATTCATCATTTTTAAAGTCTTCATTTGGCTTGGTCGCACTCGCGTCGTTTCTGGCCTGCGCCGTGGGTTGCGGCGACGATTCGATGCACCCGGTCCAAGGTCACATTCATTTCGTCGATGGCTCCCCTCTAAAAACAGGACGCGTCGTTCTCGATGGAGGCGATACCAATACAAGTTCCTGGGGACTGATTCATCCCGACGGATCATTCCAGGTGGGAACGCTCGACGTGGACGACGGAGTTCCTGCAGGCGTCTATCGCGTTTACATCGAGAATGCGATGTCGCTTCCTCCTGACAACTGGGGAGATCGCGACTTCACCCCCAAGTTGCTAATCCATCCCAAGTTCATGGATCCTGAGCAGTCGGGATTAAGCATCGAAGTTCCCGCCAAATCAACGTCGTGGGAAATCATCGTCGAGAAGCCGCCCAAGTCCCGCTAGCCGTACGCCGCGATCTCTCTCTCGCCGGCGTTTGGCCGCAGGAGGTCACGAGATATCATTCTTGGCAAAACCAACATGTGCTGTGGTGATTCTTTCCTTCCGGCCAGCTAGAATGGATGTGTGGGCCGTCGCTGACGGCGTCATCCGTATTTGGCCAGAATCACTTCTTTCACCTGCCAACCAAGGATATCCCTCTCGCCATGTCTATTCGATCCGCGGTGATATCGCTGCTTCTACTGAACGCTCTCTCCCTGATCGCGTTCGGTGAAGAACCGTCGAGCGTCACGCTTCCCCCCCAAGAAAAATTCCAGCTCTTTCTGCTGATCGGTCAGTCGAACATGGCAGGCCGCGGAAAAGTGGAACCCCAAGACCAAGAAGTCAACCCACGTGTGCTGACGCTCAACAAGGCCGGCCAGTGGGTTCCGGCAGTTGACCCAATCCATTTTGATAAGCCCGGGGTCGCCGGCGTCGGGCTCGGCCGTACTTTTGGCCTTGAGATCGCAAAAGCGAACCCAGAGATTACGGTTGGCCTGATCCCATGTGCCGTCGGCGGCACGCCGATCGATCGGTGGGCGCCCGGCGCTTACGACAAGCCTACCAAGAGCCATCCCTATGACGACGCGTTGCCGCGAGCCAAGAAGGCGCTCGAGTCAGGCGTCCTCTGCGGCATTCTCTGGCACCAAGGAGAAGGGGACTCCAATCCCGCCAAGGCCAAAGTCTACGAGCAAAAATTGGGGGAACTCGTGACTCGAGTTCGAAAAGAATTGGACGCTCCCGACGTGCCGTTCCT
The nucleotide sequence above comes from Blastopirellula sp. J2-11. Encoded proteins:
- a CDS encoding DUF1559 domain-containing protein, producing MQSTTGFTLVELLVVIAIIGVLIGLLLPAVQQAREAARRMQCVNNMKQIGLAVHSFHDTYNGLPPAATGNTGLTLWAVLMPYMEQGNVYGQLNMEASGVVDGCTNASHIGASAAAASSANYNILRNTVIGGYLCPSRRSTAEGKNSKGVPVGDYAIIIAGAERWQFWKNPASQLQALRVAQTSDDKNLINISNGGVTESVDDPNDGWRPRDTLSRITDGTSNTMIVGEKHITAGFLGLCCRADRGPNGSDGYIYWNRSNGPGGYGEYWVAGSVNYGLARSPNEGVGLSVNSSPALGSWHPGVCNFLFADGSVQALAVNVNSNVLISLGGANEGNVVSLP
- a CDS encoding sialate O-acetylesterase; translated protein: MSIRSAVISLLLLNALSLIAFGEEPSSVTLPPQEKFQLFLLIGQSNMAGRGKVEPQDQEVNPRVLTLNKAGQWVPAVDPIHFDKPGVAGVGLGRTFGLEIAKANPEITVGLIPCAVGGTPIDRWAPGAYDKPTKSHPYDDALPRAKKALESGVLCGILWHQGEGDSNPAKAKVYEQKLGELVTRVRKELDAPDVPFLVGQLGEFAERPWDDAKKQVDAAQRHYAASHPNAAFVSAEGLTHKGDKVHFNAESYREFGRRYAKAYLDLLPAK